In Janibacter alkaliphilus, the following proteins share a genomic window:
- the rplC gene encoding 50S ribosomal protein L3 yields the protein MTTTSTKTVKGVLGEKLGMTQVWDDENRLVPVTVIQAGPCVVTQVRDAETDGYQAVQIAYGAIDPRKVNKPESGHFAKAGVTPRRYTVELRTADAGDYSLGQELTVELFEAGGQVDVSATTKGKGFAGVMKRHGFAGVSASHGAHRNHRKPGSIGGCATPGRVFKGMRMAGRMGGVRQTTQNLTIHAVDAEKNLLLVKGAVPGPRGGMVLVRNAVKGA from the coding sequence ATGACTACCACCAGCACCAAGACCGTCAAGGGCGTGCTCGGCGAGAAGCTCGGGATGACCCAGGTCTGGGACGACGAGAACCGCCTCGTCCCCGTGACCGTCATCCAGGCCGGCCCGTGCGTCGTGACCCAGGTCCGCGACGCCGAGACCGACGGCTACCAGGCCGTGCAGATCGCCTACGGCGCCATCGACCCGCGCAAGGTGAACAAGCCGGAGAGCGGCCACTTCGCCAAGGCCGGCGTCACCCCGCGCCGCTACACCGTCGAGCTGCGCACCGCCGACGCCGGCGACTACAGCCTCGGCCAGGAGCTGACCGTCGAGCTCTTCGAGGCCGGCGGCCAGGTCGACGTCTCGGCCACCACCAAGGGCAAGGGCTTCGCCGGTGTCATGAAGCGTCACGGCTTCGCCGGCGTCTCCGCCAGCCACGGCGCCCACCGCAACCACCGCAAGCCGGGCTCGATCGGTGGCTGCGCCACCCCGGGCCGCGTCTTCAAGGGCATGCGGATGGCCGGCCGGATGGGCGGCGTGCGCCAGACCACGCAGAACCTCACCATCCACGCCGTGGACGCGGAGAAGAACCTGCTCCTCGTCAAGGGTGCCGTCCCCGGCCCCCGCGGCGGCATGGTCCTCGTCCGCAACGCGGTGAAGGGAGCCTGA
- the rplD gene encoding 50S ribosomal protein L4: protein MPTIDVISPAGSASGTVELPAEIFDVQTNVPLIHQVVVAQLAAARQGTHATKTRGAVRGGGRKPYRQKGTGRARQGSTRAPQFAGGGTVHGPQPRDYAQRTPKKMKAAALRGALSDRARHGRIHVLSALVEGEAPSTKAVSGVLAGLTERPNLLVVLDRADSLALKSVRNLADVHVLWADQLNTYDVLCADDVVFTQAALEAFLAGPSTKAQEESK, encoded by the coding sequence ATGCCGACCATCGACGTCATCAGCCCCGCGGGCAGCGCGTCCGGCACCGTCGAGCTCCCCGCGGAGATCTTCGACGTGCAGACCAACGTCCCGCTGATCCACCAGGTCGTCGTCGCCCAGCTCGCCGCGGCGCGCCAGGGCACGCACGCCACCAAGACCCGCGGCGCCGTCCGCGGCGGTGGCCGCAAGCCGTACCGGCAGAAGGGCACCGGCCGCGCCCGTCAGGGCTCGACCCGCGCGCCGCAGTTCGCCGGCGGTGGCACCGTGCACGGCCCGCAGCCGCGCGACTACGCCCAGCGCACCCCCAAGAAGATGAAGGCCGCCGCCCTGCGCGGGGCCCTCTCGGACCGGGCGCGCCACGGCCGGATCCACGTGCTGTCCGCGCTGGTCGAGGGCGAGGCCCCGTCGACCAAGGCGGTCTCCGGCGTGCTCGCCGGCCTCACCGAGCGGCCCAACCTGCTCGTCGTGCTGGACCGCGCCGACAGCCTCGCGCTGAAGTCGGTGCGCAACCTGGCCGACGTGCACGTGCTGTGGGCCGACCAGCTCAACACCTACGACGTGCTGTGCGCCGACGACGTGGTCTTCACCCAGGCGGCGCTCGAGGCCTTCCTCGCCGGCCCGTCGACCAAGGCCCAGGAGGAGTCCAAGTGA
- the rplW gene encoding 50S ribosomal protein L23, which yields MSTPTKDPRDVLIRPVVSEKSYGLLDEGKYTFIVDPRANKTEIKIAVEQIFDVTVESVHTMNRPGKTRRTRFGTGKRKDTKRAIVTLREGSIDIFGGQG from the coding sequence GTGAGCACCCCGACCAAGGACCCGCGCGACGTGCTGATCCGCCCGGTCGTCTCGGAGAAGTCCTACGGGCTCCTCGACGAGGGCAAGTACACCTTCATCGTCGACCCGCGGGCCAACAAGACCGAGATCAAGATCGCCGTCGAGCAGATCTTCGACGTCACGGTCGAGTCCGTCCACACGATGAACCGCCCCGGCAAGACCCGCCGCACCCGCTTCGGGACCGGCAAGCGCAAGGACACCAAGCGGGCGATCGTCACCCTCCGTGAGGGCTCGATCGACATCTTCGGCGGCCAGGGCTGA
- the rplB gene encoding 50S ribosomal protein L2 encodes MAIRKYKPTTPGRRGSSVADFVEVTRSTPEKSLVRPLSKSGGRNASGRITTRHIGGGHKRAYRVIDFRRHDKDGVPATVAHIEYDPNRTARIALLHYADGEKRYILAPSRLKQGDAIENGPGADIKPGNNLPLRNIPTGTTVHAVELRPGGGAKIARSAGASIQLLGKEGPYATLRMPSGEIRRVDARCRATIGEVGNAEQSNISWGKAGRMRWKGKRPTVRGVVMNPVDHPHGGGEGRTSGGRHPVSPWGQPEGRTRRPGKASDKLIVRRRRTGKKR; translated from the coding sequence ATGGCTATCCGCAAGTACAAGCCCACGACGCCGGGTCGGCGCGGCAGCTCCGTCGCCGACTTCGTCGAGGTGACCCGCTCCACGCCCGAGAAGTCGCTGGTCCGCCCGCTGTCCAAGAGCGGCGGCCGCAACGCCAGCGGCCGGATCACCACCCGTCACATCGGTGGTGGCCACAAGCGCGCCTACCGGGTCATCGACTTCCGTCGTCACGACAAGGACGGCGTGCCGGCCACGGTCGCGCACATCGAGTACGACCCCAACCGGACCGCGCGGATCGCGCTGCTGCACTACGCCGACGGCGAGAAGCGCTACATCCTCGCGCCGAGCCGGCTCAAGCAGGGTGACGCGATCGAGAACGGCCCCGGCGCCGACATCAAGCCCGGCAACAACCTGCCGCTGCGCAACATCCCGACCGGTACCACGGTGCACGCCGTGGAGCTGCGTCCCGGCGGCGGGGCGAAGATCGCCCGCTCGGCCGGCGCCAGCATCCAGCTGCTCGGCAAGGAGGGCCCCTACGCCACGCTGCGCATGCCCTCCGGCGAGATCCGTCGGGTGGACGCGCGCTGCCGCGCGACCATCGGCGAGGTCGGCAACGCCGAGCAGAGCAACATCAGCTGGGGCAAGGCCGGCCGGATGCGCTGGAAGGGCAAGCGCCCGACCGTGCGCGGCGTCGTGATGAACCCCGTGGACCACCCGCACGGCGGTGGCGAGGGCCGGACCTCCGGCGGCCGCCACCCCGTCTCGCCCTGGGGCCAGCCCGAGGGTCGCACCCGTCGTCCCGGCAAGGCGAGCGACAAGCTCATCGTCCGCCGTCGCCGCACCGGCAAGAAGCGCTGA
- the rpsS gene encoding 30S ribosomal protein S19 — translation MPRSLKKGPFIDDHLQKKVDAQNEAGTKNVIKTWSRRSVVSPDMLGHTFAVHDGRKHVPVFVTEAMVGHKLGEFAPTRTFRGHVKDDKKGRRR, via the coding sequence ATGCCTCGTAGCCTCAAGAAGGGCCCCTTCATCGACGACCACCTGCAGAAGAAGGTGGACGCCCAGAACGAAGCGGGTACCAAGAACGTCATCAAGACCTGGTCGCGCCGCTCGGTGGTCAGCCCCGACATGCTCGGCCACACCTTCGCCGTGCACGACGGCCGCAAGCACGTCCCGGTGTTCGTCACCGAGGCGATGGTCGGCCACAAGCTCGGCGAGTTCGCCCCGACCCGCACCTTCCGCGGTCACGTGAAGGACGACAAGAAGGGACGTCGTCGCTGA
- the rplV gene encoding 50S ribosomal protein L22, with product MPATDSTERDALVARASARHVRITPMKARRVVDMIRGKDTQAAIATLQFAPQGASEQVLKVLQSAVANLRVASDEAGEAFDERNLVVTAAYVDEGPTMKRFRPRAQGRAGRINKRTSHITVLVTTKPEKAAKGGTR from the coding sequence ATGCCTGCCACCGACTCCACCGAGCGCGACGCGCTGGTCGCCCGCGCGTCGGCCCGCCACGTGCGGATCACGCCGATGAAGGCCCGCCGCGTCGTGGACATGATCCGCGGCAAGGACACCCAGGCCGCCATCGCCACGCTGCAGTTCGCCCCCCAGGGTGCCTCCGAGCAGGTCCTGAAGGTGCTGCAGTCCGCGGTCGCGAACCTGCGGGTCGCCTCCGACGAGGCCGGCGAGGCCTTCGACGAGCGCAACCTGGTGGTCACCGCCGCCTACGTCGACGAGGGCCCGACGATGAAGCGCTTCCGGCCGCGGGCCCAGGGCCGCGCCGGCCGCATCAACAAGCGGACCAGCCACATCACCGTCCTCGTCACGACCAAGCCTGAGAAGGCCGCGAAGGGAGGGACCCGCTGA
- the rpsC gene encoding 30S ribosomal protein S3, with product MGQKINPHGFRLGITNDHKSRWFADSNKEGQRYRDYVKEDVAIRKLLSTGMERAGIARVEIERTRDRVRVDIHTARPGIVIGRRGAEADRIRGELEKLTGKQVQLNILEVKNPEIEAQLVAQGIAEQLAARVTFRRAMRKGIQSSLRAGAKGIRIQCSGRLGGAEMSRSEFYREGRVPLHTLRANIDYGFYEAKTTFGRIGVKVWIYKGDMTEKEFAAQQASSAPRGRGPRRDRDDRPARARRGDRAEGGAGQGGEAPAQPATSEQAPTEQAPASTEGES from the coding sequence ATGGGTCAGAAGATCAACCCGCACGGCTTCCGGCTGGGCATCACCAACGACCACAAGAGCCGCTGGTTCGCCGACTCCAACAAGGAGGGTCAGCGCTACCGCGACTACGTCAAGGAGGACGTGGCGATCCGCAAGCTCCTGTCCACGGGCATGGAGCGCGCCGGGATCGCCCGCGTCGAGATCGAGCGCACCCGCGACCGGGTCCGCGTGGACATCCACACCGCCCGCCCGGGCATCGTCATCGGGCGTCGCGGCGCGGAGGCCGACCGGATCCGTGGCGAGCTCGAGAAGCTCACCGGCAAGCAGGTCCAGCTGAACATCCTCGAGGTGAAGAACCCCGAGATCGAGGCCCAGCTCGTCGCCCAGGGCATCGCCGAGCAGCTGGCCGCCCGGGTCACCTTCCGTCGGGCCATGCGCAAGGGGATCCAGTCCTCGCTGCGCGCCGGCGCCAAGGGCATCCGGATCCAGTGCTCCGGTCGTCTCGGCGGCGCCGAGATGTCCCGCAGCGAGTTCTACCGCGAGGGGCGGGTGCCGCTGCACACCCTCCGGGCGAACATCGACTACGGCTTCTACGAGGCCAAGACCACCTTCGGCCGGATCGGCGTGAAGGTCTGGATCTACAAGGGCGACATGACCGAGAAGGAGTTCGCCGCCCAGCAGGCCAGCTCCGCCCCGCGCGGCCGCGGTCCCCGTCGGGACCGTGACGACCGTCCGGCGCGCGCCCGTCGCGGCGACCGTGCCGAGGGTGGCGCCGGCCAGGGCGGCGAGGCTCCGGCCCAGCCCGCCACGAGCGAGCAGGCCCCGACCGAGCAGGCTCCGGCCAGCACCGAGGGAGAGTCCTGA
- the rplP gene encoding 50S ribosomal protein L16, with protein sequence MLIPRRVKHRKQHHPKRSGMAKGGTTVSFGDYGLQALEPAYVTNRQIESARIAMTRYMKRGGKVWINIYPDRPLTKKPAETRMGSGKGSPEWWVANVKPGRIMFEISGVQEDVAREAMRLAMHKLPMKCRFVAREGGDF encoded by the coding sequence ATGTTGATTCCTCGTCGAGTCAAGCACCGCAAGCAGCACCACCCGAAGCGCTCGGGCATGGCCAAGGGCGGCACCACCGTCAGCTTCGGTGACTACGGCCTCCAGGCGCTGGAGCCGGCGTACGTCACCAACCGGCAGATCGAGTCCGCGCGTATCGCCATGACCCGCTACATGAAGCGTGGCGGCAAGGTGTGGATCAACATCTACCCGGACCGTCCGCTGACCAAGAAGCCCGCCGAGACCCGCATGGGGTCCGGCAAGGGCTCGCCGGAGTGGTGGGTCGCCAACGTCAAGCCGGGGCGGATCATGTTCGAGATCTCCGGTGTACAGGAAGACGTCGCACGCGAGGCCATGCGCCTGGCGATGCACAAGCTGCCGATGAAGTGCCGCTTCGTCGCGCGTGAGGGTGGTGACTTCTGA
- the rpmC gene encoding 50S ribosomal protein L29 — protein MAIGSKDLTPTGLRELADDRLVEELRKSKEELFNLRFQSATGQLDSHGRLRAVRKDIARIYTEMRERELGIGTAGAGEAK, from the coding sequence ATGGCGATCGGATCCAAGGACCTGACTCCGACCGGCCTGCGCGAGCTCGCTGACGACCGGCTGGTCGAGGAGCTGCGCAAGTCCAAGGAGGAGCTGTTCAACCTGCGCTTCCAGTCGGCCACCGGCCAGCTGGACAGCCACGGTCGGCTCCGGGCCGTCCGCAAGGACATCGCCCGGATCTACACCGAGATGCGCGAGCGCGAGCTCGGCATCGGCACCGCCGGAGCAGGTGAGGCCAAGTGA
- the rpsQ gene encoding 30S ribosomal protein S17 has translation MKDETVTETAQSEPVQSGDRNYRKTRRGYVVSDKMDKTVVVEVEDRVKHALYGKVMRRSHKVKVHDEQNDAGVGDHVLIMETRPMSATKRWRVVQILERAK, from the coding sequence GTGAAGGACGAGACCGTGACCGAGACCGCGCAGAGCGAGCCCGTGCAGAGCGGTGACCGCAACTACCGCAAGACGCGTCGTGGCTACGTGGTCAGCGACAAGATGGACAAGACCGTCGTCGTCGAGGTCGAGGACCGCGTCAAGCACGCCCTCTACGGCAAGGTCATGCGCCGCAGCCACAAGGTGAAGGTGCACGACGAGCAGAACGACGCGGGCGTCGGCGACCACGTGCTCATCATGGAGACCCGCCCGATGTCGGCCACCAAGCGGTGGCGCGTCGTGCAGATCCTCGAGCGGGCGAAGTAA
- the rplN gene encoding 50S ribosomal protein L14 — protein MIQQESRLRVADNTGAKEILCVRVLGGSGRRYAGIGDTIVATVKDAIPGGNVKKGDVVKAVIVRTTKERRRNDGSYIKFDENAAVILKTDGDPRGTRIFGPVGRELRDKRFMKIVSLAPEVL, from the coding sequence GTGATCCAGCAGGAGTCGCGACTGCGCGTCGCCGACAACACCGGCGCGAAGGAGATCCTCTGCGTCCGGGTGCTCGGCGGCTCCGGCCGCCGGTACGCCGGCATCGGGGACACCATCGTCGCCACCGTCAAGGACGCCATCCCCGGTGGCAACGTCAAGAAGGGCGACGTCGTCAAGGCGGTCATCGTCCGCACCACCAAGGAGCGTCGCCGCAACGACGGGTCGTACATCAAGTTCGACGAGAACGCGGCCGTCATCCTCAAGACCGACGGCGACCCGCGCGGTACCCGCATCTTCGGCCCGGTGGGCCGCGAGCTGCGTGACAAGCGCTTCATGAAGATCGTCTCGCTCGCCCCGGAGGTGCTCTAA
- the rplX gene encoding 50S ribosomal protein L24 codes for MAKMKIKKGDLVQVLSGKDKGLQGKVIAVHTETQRVVVEGVQRVTRHTKAGMGGQAGGLVVQEAPIHVSNVAVVDPDDNKPTRVKTRVETVERDGREKASRTRVAGRSGKDL; via the coding sequence ATGGCGAAGATGAAGATCAAGAAGGGCGACCTGGTCCAGGTCCTGTCCGGCAAGGACAAGGGCCTGCAGGGCAAGGTCATCGCCGTGCACACCGAGACCCAGCGCGTCGTCGTCGAGGGTGTCCAGCGGGTCACCCGGCACACCAAGGCCGGCATGGGTGGGCAGGCCGGCGGCCTGGTCGTCCAGGAGGCCCCGATCCACGTGAGCAACGTGGCCGTGGTGGACCCCGACGACAACAAGCCGACCCGGGTCAAGACCCGGGTGGAGACCGTCGAGCGCGACGGTCGCGAGAAGGCGAGCCGGACCCGCGTCGCGGGCCGCTCGGGCAAGGACCTCTGA
- the rplE gene encoding 50S ribosomal protein L5, producing the protein MTETIETTETSSAPAPRLKTRYRDEIKAGLQEQFSYENAMQVPGVVKVVVNMGVGDAAKDSKLIEGAIRDLTAITGQKPQVTRARKSIAQFKLREGMPIGAHTTLRGDRMWEFLDRLVSIALPRIRDFRGLSPKQFDGNGNYTFGLNEQSMFHEIDQDKIDRVRGMDITVVTTATNDDEGRALLRALGFPFKEN; encoded by the coding sequence ATGACCGAGACCATCGAGACCACCGAGACGAGCAGCGCCCCGGCGCCCCGCCTGAAGACGCGCTACCGCGACGAGATCAAGGCCGGTCTGCAGGAGCAGTTCTCCTACGAGAACGCCATGCAGGTCCCCGGCGTCGTCAAGGTCGTCGTCAACATGGGTGTCGGCGACGCGGCCAAGGACAGCAAGCTCATCGAGGGCGCGATCCGCGACCTGACCGCGATCACCGGTCAGAAGCCGCAGGTCACCCGGGCCCGCAAGTCGATCGCGCAGTTCAAGCTGCGCGAGGGCATGCCGATCGGCGCGCACACCACGCTGCGCGGCGACCGGATGTGGGAGTTCCTGGACCGCCTGGTGTCGATCGCGCTGCCGCGCATCCGTGACTTCCGCGGTCTGTCGCCGAAGCAGTTCGACGGCAACGGCAACTACACCTTCGGTCTCAACGAGCAGTCGATGTTCCACGAGATCGACCAGGACAAGATCGACCGCGTCCGCGGCATGGACATCACGGTCGTCACCACCGCGACCAACGATGACGAGGGCCGCGCCCTGCTCCGGGCGCTCGGCTTCCCCTTCAAGGAGAACTGA
- a CDS encoding type Z 30S ribosomal protein S14, with protein MAKTALINQANKKPKFKVRGYTRCQRCGRPHSVYRKFGLCRVCLREMAHRGELPGVTKSSW; from the coding sequence ATGGCCAAGACCGCCCTGATCAACCAGGCGAACAAGAAGCCGAAGTTCAAGGTGCGCGGCTACACCCGCTGCCAGCGCTGCGGCCGTCCGCACTCGGTCTACCGCAAGTTCGGCCTCTGCCGCGTCTGCCTCCGCGAGATGGCGCACCGCGGCGAGCTGCCGGGTGTGACCAAGTCCAGCTGGTGA
- the rpsH gene encoding 30S ribosomal protein S8, with protein MTMTDPIADMLTRVRNANSAHHDEVSMPFSKLKSHIAEILQAEGYIAGWAVEEAQVGKTLTITLKYGPNRERSIAGVRRVSKPGLRVYAKSTNLPKVLGGLGVAIISTSSGLLTDKQAASKGVGGEVLAYVW; from the coding sequence ATGACCATGACCGACCCGATTGCGGACATGCTGACCCGCGTCCGGAACGCCAACTCGGCGCACCACGACGAGGTCTCCATGCCGTTCTCGAAGCTCAAGTCGCACATCGCCGAGATCCTCCAGGCCGAGGGCTACATCGCCGGCTGGGCCGTCGAGGAGGCGCAGGTCGGCAAGACGCTGACCATCACGCTGAAGTACGGCCCGAACCGCGAGCGCTCCATCGCCGGGGTGCGCCGGGTCTCCAAGCCCGGTCTGCGCGTCTACGCCAAGTCCACCAACCTGCCGAAGGTCCTCGGCGGGCTCGGTGTGGCGATCATTTCCACGTCGTCGGGCCTGCTCACGGACAAGCAGGCCGCCAGCAAGGGTGTGGGCGGGGAAGTCCTCGCCTACGTCTGGTAA
- the rplF gene encoding 50S ribosomal protein L6 — MSRIGRLPVAIPSGVDITIDGQTVVVKGPKGELSHTVAEPITVEQGEDGLQVNRPDDERDSRSLHGLTRSLINNMVLGVTQGFEKKLEIHGTGYRVQNKGGSLELALGYSHSITVDAPEGITFAVENPTRFSVQGIDKQLVGEVAANIRKLRRPDPYKGKGVRYEDERIRRKVGKAGK, encoded by the coding sequence ATGTCGCGAATCGGACGACTTCCTGTCGCCATCCCGAGCGGTGTCGACATCACCATCGACGGCCAGACCGTCGTCGTCAAGGGCCCGAAGGGGGAGCTCAGCCACACCGTGGCCGAGCCCATCACCGTCGAGCAGGGCGAGGACGGCCTGCAGGTCAACCGGCCGGACGACGAGCGTGACTCGCGCTCGCTGCACGGCCTGACCCGCAGCCTCATCAACAACATGGTGCTCGGGGTGACCCAGGGCTTCGAGAAGAAGCTCGAGATCCACGGCACCGGTTACCGCGTGCAGAACAAGGGCGGCAGCCTCGAGCTCGCGCTCGGGTACAGCCACTCGATCACCGTCGACGCCCCGGAGGGGATCACCTTCGCCGTGGAGAACCCCACCCGGTTCTCCGTGCAGGGCATCGACAAGCAGCTCGTCGGCGAGGTCGCCGCGAACATCCGCAAGCTCCGTCGGCCCGACCCCTACAAGGGCAAGGGCGTCCGCTACGAGGACGAGCGCATCCGTCGCAAGGTCGGAAAGGCTGGTAAGTAA
- the rplR gene encoding 50S ribosomal protein L18: MAMTVKRAKGKSAARGRRHLRVRKKITGTASRPRLVVTRSSRHVFVQVVDDTVGKTVASASTMEADVRGLTGGKTEQAKKVGELVAARAKDVGVEAVVFDRGGNAYHGRVAAIADGAREGGLAL, from the coding sequence ATGGCTATGACCGTCAAGCGCGCGAAGGGCAAGAGCGCCGCCCGCGGCCGTCGGCACCTGCGCGTCCGCAAGAAGATCACCGGCACCGCCTCGCGGCCCCGGCTGGTGGTCACCCGCAGCAGCCGGCACGTCTTCGTGCAGGTCGTCGACGACACCGTCGGCAAGACCGTCGCCTCCGCCTCCACCATGGAGGCGGATGTGCGGGGCCTGACCGGGGGCAAGACCGAGCAGGCCAAGAAGGTCGGCGAGCTGGTCGCCGCCCGCGCCAAGGACGTGGGTGTCGAGGCCGTCGTCTTCGACCGGGGCGGCAACGCCTACCACGGCCGTGTCGCGGCGATCGCCGACGGCGCCCGTGAGGGGGGCCTGGCCCTGTGA
- the rpsE gene encoding 30S ribosomal protein S5, whose translation MPGPQRRGAGAGGTNERSNDRSNDRRDNNRGGGRDRRDGGRDRDNQYLERVVTINRVAKVVKGGRRFSFTALVVVGDGDGNVGVGYGKAKEVPSAIAKGVEEAKKAFFAVPRIQGTIPHPVQGEAAAGVVMLRPASPGTGVIAGGPVRAVLECAGIHDVLSKSLGSDNAINIVHATVEALKGLERPEAVAARRGLPIDEVAPAAMLRAQAAGRAEAADKAKAGA comes from the coding sequence ATGCCCGGACCCCAGCGTCGAGGCGCCGGTGCCGGAGGCACCAACGAGCGCTCCAACGACCGCAGCAACGACCGGCGCGACAACAACCGCGGCGGTGGCCGCGACCGCCGCGACGGCGGGCGCGACCGCGACAACCAGTACCTCGAGCGCGTCGTCACCATCAACCGGGTGGCGAAGGTGGTCAAGGGTGGCCGCCGCTTCAGCTTCACCGCGCTCGTCGTCGTCGGTGACGGCGACGGCAACGTCGGTGTCGGCTACGGCAAGGCCAAGGAGGTCCCCTCGGCCATCGCCAAGGGCGTCGAGGAGGCCAAGAAGGCCTTCTTCGCCGTCCCGCGTATCCAGGGCACCATCCCGCACCCGGTGCAGGGCGAGGCCGCTGCCGGCGTCGTCATGCTCCGCCCGGCGTCGCCCGGTACCGGTGTCATCGCCGGTGGCCCGGTCCGCGCCGTGCTCGAGTGCGCCGGCATCCACGACGTGCTGAGCAAGTCGCTCGGCTCGGACAACGCCATCAACATCGTCCACGCGACGGTGGAGGCCCTCAAGGGTCTGGAGCGTCCCGAGGCGGTCGCCGCCCGTCGTGGCCTGCCGATCGACGAGGTCGCCCCGGCCGCCATGCTGCGCGCCCAGGCCGCCGGTCGCGCCGAGGCCGCCGACAAGGCGAAGGCAGGTGCATGA
- the rpmD gene encoding 50S ribosomal protein L30, whose protein sequence is MARLKVTQTRSEIGGNQKQRDTLRTLGLKRIGDIVVKEDRPEIRGMVRSVTHLVAVEEVD, encoded by the coding sequence ATGGCTCGCCTGAAGGTGACCCAGACCCGTTCCGAGATCGGGGGCAACCAGAAGCAGCGGGACACGCTGCGCACCCTCGGTCTGAAGCGCATCGGCGACATCGTCGTCAAGGAGGACCGCCCCGAGATCCGCGGGATGGTCCGCTCGGTCACCCACCTGGTGGCCGTCGAGGAGGTGGACTGA
- the rplO gene encoding 50S ribosomal protein L15, translating into MADSKASQPQARTDEGGTHALKVHHLRPAPGSKTARTRVGRGEGSKGKTAGRGTKGTKARYQVPDRFEGGQTPLHMRLPKLRGFTNPFKTEYQVVNLDRIAALFPEGGQVGVDELVAKGAVRGGHPVKVLGSGEISVKVDVTVDAFSKSAKEKIEAAGGSITGA; encoded by the coding sequence ATGGCTGACTCCAAGGCTTCCCAGCCGCAGGCCAGGACCGACGAGGGTGGCACGCACGCGCTGAAGGTGCACCACCTGCGTCCGGCGCCCGGCTCGAAGACCGCCCGTACCCGCGTGGGTCGTGGTGAGGGCAGCAAGGGCAAGACCGCGGGCCGCGGCACCAAGGGCACCAAGGCCCGCTACCAGGTGCCGGACCGCTTCGAGGGTGGCCAGACGCCGCTGCACATGCGTCTGCCGAAGCTCCGCGGCTTCACCAACCCCTTCAAGACCGAGTACCAGGTCGTGAACCTGGACCGGATCGCGGCGCTCTTCCCCGAGGGCGGCCAGGTCGGCGTCGACGAGCTCGTCGCCAAGGGCGCCGTGCGCGGCGGCCACCCGGTCAAGGTCCTCGGCTCCGGCGAGATCTCGGTGAAGGTCGACGTCACCGTCGACGCCTTCTCCAAGAGCGCCAAGGAGAAGATCGAGGCTGCCGGCGGGAGCATCACCGGCGCCTGA